The sequence NNNNNNNNNNNNNNNNNNNNNNNNNNNNNNNNNNNNNNNNNNNNNCCCccaacaaacaaaaacaaaaaagaaaaaccccaaaaataaaaTCAGAATAGATAAATGCATTTTATATATGTTGATGGAGGATAGATTATTTAGTCAAAATGCATGTTTGTACTTGTTATTAGCTTGATGGGTGACTAATAAATAAATGGGCATGAAACTATAGTTACCTGTGTTGCACagaaagggatcaataaatatcATCTTCATACAGCAAAGTAACATTGCATCACAGGAATTCTCTAGAGATGCAGTTTCATATTGTGTGGTCCTAGAGATACAGAATCAAAATCGTTGACCGTAGCGCATTTTCCTCACCCTCTTATGTGGTCACACTCACATGTTTTTGCTTGCTTTCAACAACAACtagaacaataataataataaaataataaatcaaatgaTGATTCAGAGCCTTACTTCTAAGCGTGATAAGCCTTACCacattataatataatataacataataaaaatataaacaataTCCTTATTTTAATTTGCAATAACAATAATAAGGGTTGAANGTATTGCaagaattaaatatatatatatatatatatgaaaggaGAGCTGAGTTTTTGCATTTGTTCGTTTGAATTAGTAAGGAATGAGGTAGCATTAGTTATGTTGAGAGAGAGAAGTGAGATTTAATTTTTGACCTCTTGTGCGTATAAAGATCAAACGCAACGCTAGGAAGCGTGTCGTGCGTCGTTATGCCGTTTTGAAAGGTGAATCCGCCATTAATCCATCATAAAGTCATGAAAGCGAAATACCTCAGCAAAATACCTCACacccaaaaaataaaaatccatCCGTTTGTATTTATAAATGGAGAAAGGAAAATTAAATAGCAGTGAGAGGACACATGATGACAGGGCCAAATATGATGATGTGCAGTGGCAATGTAacaatatttcttttcttttgctggcAAATTGAAGATCAGAGTAACTAGTGTGTATGGGATGTGATGCAGTGGCACCATCACAATTACAATTAGCCAAATGCTAAGTGATAAATACACAATGGTAATGTTCAGTCAAAAATACGAATACAAAAATATGTCTAAACTTGAATACAAATTAAACAACTAAATAATGTATTATATAAAAGTTTTTAGGGAGTGTTTGCTTTTATTAtgctatattttaattatctgacACAATAATCGAGGACATCAAAAAATGAGATAacgtgtaaaaaaataaaaataaattttgataaattttaaattatataatttataagTTTTTAAACATACAAAATTTTTATGAGTACGATTATTAGTCTATTATCTTGGTTTTCCTCACAGTACCGTATACAATATCAATATGTGATATGCTGATATGCATGCAATGCATCCATTAGTGTTCTAACTTCAAAGAAAAGCTCTCTCCTTCGTAGCTTGGTCTTCGTAGCTTTTTTTTGTCTTGTTACTTTAGAGACAGTTAAGTAATTAGGGGAGTCAAAGGAAACGAAAATCGACATCATATGTACAATAATGGAAAATATGAGATGAAACCAAAATCATGCACAACATAACCAACGTGCTTTTTCCTCCCTCTGAAGCCGTGACGTGACTACTTACTGACCTGCAGATAGGTTAGCAACCTCTGATTaaagaaaacaataaataaagaaaaggttttttctttctctttcctttgctTTTCTGTGCGTCTCAGAATCCAGATGGGAAATTCTGGCTTCTGCAACTTGCTTTTTAATTATTTCTGCCTGAAAAAGCCAATCCATTATTATCCATCACCACCagtaaataaataagaaaatatttttgcaaTCAGGTTCTGACCTCTCAGTGGCTCAGATAGGTAGAGTGAGAGAGGGACGGTTCCTAATACTATTAGGGGTGTAGGTTAATGCGATTACAGATTAGTATAGCCCGAAAATAACTACCCTATCGTAGGCACCTGAGCTTGTAGCCCAAACACACCACCACTACCACTCTCACTTTGCTGCCATAATTGACATCAGAGTTTTGGGCCTTTATGGGTTTCTGTGGCAATCGAGCTAGAACCACTAAATCCAAAAAAGACAACAGAAACTACAACCAACGCTATGGGCTTTAAGTTCCAAGACCGATAAAATAGGCCCAAAAGGGCCACAATAAAAAATATTCGTACAGTCCGTCACCAACGTCATCCTTGTCTGTCCCTCCTCAATAAAATGGCCATGTGGGATTTTGTCGTTTTTCTCGTCTTATCCGAGGAAGAGTGTTGGAGCCAGAAACTAGGTTGTACCATACTGGCTAGTGGCTAGGGAGAAAATCCGTGAGTATTGGTTGAAGACTATGAATAAATGAATGAAAGCAAGGGATTACTTCCCCAAGCTACCCTTGCTTTTTAGAAACGACACTACAAAAGCATGAAATTGCAGGAAAGCAATGTCAAAGTCAAACCACCATTCATCCGTACCAGTACCACAGATTCAGGTTAGATCGGAACTTGTCATTTGTATCTACCAAGTAAAATTGAAATTTGGGAGCCATAGTTATTAATTAATCAATACTCCAAATCGCATCTTTTGAAGTAGAAACGAATATTTGTGCTTAGGCTTTCTACCCAGGTTCATCCATTTTAAGATTATTTTATAAGTAGCATTTTGTTTGATCACGTTATTCACTTTCTTAATATTCGTTTACTTTGATTATCTGGAACGAATAATTATCACAAGTACATTACTAAATAAAAATGctgttttgtaaaaaaaaaaggaaaaggttTTGCGTTGTAAACGAACAATGCTTCAGAGCATAAAAATGGTGGCAAACTGTTCTCCAATTGCATTGAAGCAAGAAATAACTCTTACCCAATACTCTATTACACAGGAAAACTAACTCAACGAAAACCGAAAAGATATCCAAAGAAAGGGAAAAAGGGGGAAGGGGTAGCTGATAGCCAATGCAGCTAGAAGCAATTATTCTTTAATCCCTGACCCTCCTATGATTAATCAAAGAGCAGAAGGAAAAAGAGTAGTAGTCTAAAACTAGaaaagaacaccaagaacttgGTGTCAATAGTGAAAAAAAATGTCGAAAACAAGTTCTTGAATCACACAAGCTTAGTATTTGTAGTCCTTGACATGAAGAGACTCGGAGGCACCATCACCAAGGGTAGCGTCACCCTTGTATGTTCCCAAGGTTGCTTGTGAGTTGGCCTTGCACCTCGTGAACAATGCATCCTGGGCCTTCTTGATGTTTTCATCCTTTCCGGCCCATGCCTTCAAGGTGCTCTGCTGAAGTGCCCTTCCGAAAGAGAAGGAAAGTGACCATGGCTTCTTTCCCTTGAGCTTGTTCATGGCATTGAGGTTGAGGGTTGCCTCCTCCTCGCTCTGCCCTCCGGACAAGAAGACAATAGCAGGGACTGCGGCCGGAACAGTTCTCTGCAAAGCTCTAACAGTGTATTCGGCAATCACCTCTGGTGCAACCTTTGGAGAATCCGATCCAGGGGTCACCATGTTGGGCTTCAACAAAGTTCCCTCGAGCAGGACATGATGATCATTTAGAGCCTTGTAGCATGCGGCAAGAACGCGTTCTGTCACCGCAGCACACTTGTTGATGTCATGAGGTCCATCAACAAGGATCTCAGGCTCCACAATAGGAACCAAGCCATTCTCCTGGCAAATTGCGGCATAGCGAGCCAAACCATACGCGTTTTCATGGATAGCCAGCTCAGATGGTTCGTTGGGGCCAATCTTGAGCACAGCACGCCATTTAGCAAAACGGGCACCAGCTTCATAGTACTTTGCACATCGCTGACCAAGGCCATCCAAACCCTGAGTGGTGGTTTCGCCATTTGTTCCAGGGAGCTCTACTGTGCCCTTATCAACCTTAATACCAGGAAGAACTCCACCTTCCTTTAGCACCTCGACAAAAGGTTTTCCTACCATAAATTAAACAAGTTCAGGATTTACTAAAAGTTGAATATGTAAAGAGCTAATATATGAATACACAAAACATGTGTATGCAAGATGCTGTTTCTTCTAACATGTAGATAGAAATAATCCAATGAATCTTTCAATTATGATAAACATTAAGCATTGATCAGCACCTGCAGCTGTGCTTTGGTATAGAGTTTCCTCGAACAAGATCACACCACTGAGGCACTCCAAAGCACCGGGTGTGGTGAATAGGAGTTCGCGAAGAGCGCGCCTGTTGGTTTCAACGTTCTCAACATTAATGCTGGCTAAACGCTTGCCAATTGTACCGGTTGACTCATCGGCGGCAAGGATGCCCTTTCCTGGGGTGCCGATGTAAGCAGCGTTGGCAATAAGCTCATCTGCAATTTACGCAATTTTATTAGATCAAACCATAAAATTATAAAAGGACAACACTATAATTTGAATTCATCttgaaacaaataaacaagaaaacacgAGGATAAAACAAACAACATGAACCCAAGTTATTGAGTGGAATTACTAAATCATGTAGCCAACATATCCAATTCATTTTTCAACCGGTTTGTACGACTCAACAGGCAACAGCCAACATTCAATAGCCAAGAGTCAAAACCCAGATCCAAATCATTGACAGAAAGCACCGGAGCCAAACAAGATCTAAATCATATTTTAAATACAGCAAGTTGATCCTCTTTGATATTTACATAGCTAGCCCAACTAAGGTGCCAAAAGAGCTCAATACACACTCACAGTCTCGCACTAAATCAAGGTTAATTTTGCAATCTGAGGCCAGAGTTATGAACAAGTCTAGACAAGCCTAGACAGCGCAGATCGTGATCGAGATCTATATATGCAAAGTAAAATTCCATATTTGAACTCGTAACAAATAAAAGAAGCATGCAGGTTAAAAAGAAGGAAAATTATGGTGGAGATTACTAGGCTAATAGCGCCAGCATGATTGTTAAAGCACAAGGCGACCATAAAATTGCAGATAGGAAAAGCAGACGAAAGAATTGAAAGGAATATATGAAAAAGAGACTAAATAGACATTGAGTACCTTGGTACTTGCTCTTAAAGGAAGACATGGTTGAGAGAAAGATTGAGAATTGGGAGAAGGCGGGTTTTGAATTGGCAGAGAAAAGTGTTGGAAAGGGAGGGTTTTAAAGGAAGAGTGGGATGACTCACGAGTCACGACTGAAAGGTGGCTTGGGGAAGAGGGTAGGTGAGGTAAGTCTTAGTTTTTATCGTCCTTTACCCTTTTTGCCCTCCTTCCGCCGCCGATACTTCTCCACCCTTTTCTCCTTTATCATTtcatatttttttggagtaaaTACTTAAATATGTCTTAACTTTTGTAAACTTAAAAAACtttaacatattttttttttcgcgaTGCAAATATAGAAGAATgttagggccagcaacttttgtgatttgtagccattaaatagttatcaataatagttttaatggtgtgagattgatgtgagatttcattcaatggctcacttttctttgttggttacatactggccaaaatttaataaaattgttgaTCACCTAAACTAttcttatatatttaaaaaatatatattctattttttttaacaatattNNNNNNNNNNNNNNNNNACTATAAGTATAATAGatattaatagatattatataattatgaaaagaaaaaataagtgagtttataattattgttaaataaaaatataattaatttaagaataagtgagtttataactaaaattaaaataaaataaataaaagtaaactatTTGATGAAAgatatctatatatattataatttgcatATTTATTAACGAAAATCAACGCAGCTCAGTGGCAAGGAGAGGTTTTGATTTTCCAGCAGATAGGGGTTCAAACCCCATATCATACATTTTGGATAATTTGCCTTTCAAACGGTTCGGTCAGACCGATCTTATCGAGTTTGACCGGTTCTCACCGGTTCACTCCAGATTTGACCGGTTCGTTCTGATTTTATACCTTGTACGGTCCAAACATCAAATCGGACCGGTCCTACTAACTATGGTTGTTtgttttaacaaaataaaaatttgaagatcaatttaataattaaaatttgttgagAATTAAAATGtccaattaaaaattttttagaaacaaATTTAGGatattacttttttttaaatattaatcaataaataaagagaaaaaaaaagtctaattactattgttcttgtAAGGATACTCTCGCTGAAGTATACGTCCTTTCACGGGTTTGACGATAACCAGGAGCAATCCTATCCGTTGATGGAATATCCCTTTTGAACTTGGCACGAGCGGGGTACCTGCAAAAAGGATtttgacgctcaagtcagtagttAATAAATGAGTAATTGAGTGAGCGATTAACGTATGCTGGGTATTGTGTGTTGGGTATCGTTCTCCCTATTGAATTTATAGGCTTCTTTCCTTTGAATTATTCGCCTGAGCCGTTGATTGCCAAATGGCCAAGAGCCGAGATTCTTGAGAGGAAGATGGAGTCCGCATGCAAGTGGGTGAGTGGGATCAAGAATCTCGGGATAAGTTGGACTATTATGATTTTGATTTGAATTCATGCAACCGTGGCATAACTCGTTTATCCGAGATATAAGGGTACAATACAACTATCAAGTAAGATAAAGTTCTAATtatgataaaatattattttattctttataaAGCTTTAATGAAAGCATAATGATTAAAAGNNNNNNNNNNNNNNNNNNNNNNNNNNNNNNNNNNNNNNNNNNNNNNNNNNNNNNNNNNNNNNNNNNNNNNNNNNNNNNNNNNNNNNNNNNNNNNNNNNNNNNNNNNNNNNNNNNNNNNNNNNNNNNNNNNNNNNNNNNNNNNNNAACCAGTTATGTATGGGACCCGGTGGAACCTGGTTTGACTCGAAAGATTTTTGTCAAAACCGATGACCCGGCCGGTTAATTCAACCCGGTccgggtgtttttttttttaaatgaaaacgaCGTCATTTGGCTTTCAGTTCCCCCTACCCTTTCAACGAAACCCTAATGGCCTAATGGTTATTCCCCCTCCCCATTGCCCCTAATCTGAGAAATCAGTGTGATTCCGGTGGAACCCCCCCAGCACTTGTCTATGTACTCCTTTGTAGCTGGCACTCGGCAGTCCCTCACCTTCGCCCTCAATCCATCGTCTCTCTCCTCAGTCCCTCACCTCGTTACGTCATTGCCTCTCCGCTCACCTTGTCACTCTCGATCTCTCACAGTCACGGCCTCTCCTCGTCGCTCTCTCAGTCTCTCACCTCGTCTCCTCACCTCTTCGTTGTCGCGGTCTCGTGCTCCAGTTCTGCGTTTACTTCGTCGGTGGCAAAATGCTCACATAAGACAGAAATCAAGCAGTATCTCTGCATTTGCTCCCTCGGGTCAGTCAGGTGGTGGTTGTCATCTTTTTGGTCGCGATCTGGGAACCAGTTATCCAGGTGAGCTCCCTTCAAGTTTTTTACCCTGGTCTTTCACTAGAATTGTTGAATACTAAACCTGGTGATTGTTGTTGACTGTTGTAATTGAATTTTAGAGTTGTTGAAGTTAAGCATATTTTAGTTAGTATTGTTATTGAATTTGGTGGttattactattgtatttgattttttagaCTTGTTATTGAATTTGGTGGTTATTACTTTAGTTAGAATTATTTTTGAACTTGAATCTAGTGGCTGTTGATGTTGCATTTAGTTTTTTAGTGTTGTTGTTTGTTGCTGGTTGCTGTGTTTTAGAGTTGCTGTATTTTTAGAGCTGTTGTTTATTGCTGAATTTTTTTAGAGTTATTGTTTGTTCACTTTGTTGAATCATAGAGTCAGTGAACTTTGGTGGAATGGTGATGGTTGCTGTGTTGCTTAAATGATTGTGTTATCTTTCACTTGCTCTTGTTGATTTAAATTGAGAACATATTTTGTACTAGAGATTAGTTTATTATCTTTCACTTGCTGTGTTTTAGTTTGAACTTGAATCTAGTGGCTGTTGATGTTGCATTTAGTTTTTTAGTGTTGTTGTTTGTTGCTGGTTGCTGTGTTTTAGAGTTGCTGTATTTTTAGAGCTGTTGTTTATTGCTGAATTTTTTTAGAGTTATTGTTTGTTCACTTTGTTGAATCATAGAGTCAGTGAACTTTGGTGGAATGGTGATGGTTGCTGTGTTGCTTAAATGATTGTGTTATCTTTcacttgttcttcttcatttaaATTGAGAACATATTTTGTACTAGAGactaatttattatcttttttagATTATTAGTTATGTTTAAGACTTGATATTAGATTATTAATATTTGTAAagacttgcattttaagttttaagacatcattttaattttatttatataattttatatttttttaattatgaccGGGTTAATCGGGTGAATCAGTGATCCACCGATTAAACCAGTAACCTGGTGATCCGGTCGTATGACTGGGTTGATTACCGGTTCGGTTATGATAGCTATGATAAGATTACTATATAATTGTAAAATGATCATTCCTTATAAgcaatgttaattttttttcacaaattcaccattgacaaaacaaaaaaatttaccaAATTCTAAGGCCTAAACCCTACTACAATTGTACCAACTAACCCCACGCTTCACACCTCACCACTATTTCAACTCCCACTGCCGCACCTAAATATTGTCATCGCAAAACCACCCCCACTCCTCTCCACACCACCATATACATTCTCCTACTGTACCTTGCCACTACCACCCAACCCtcaatcatcatcatcgtcattgCCACTAATATATAAACTTGAAAAGATTATTGTTGTATAacacattcaaaccataaatccATAATCCTCAAATCAATGATAACCATGtaccaaaagaaaataaaataatggaAAATTAAATTCTGATAAGCATATAAGAAATGACGAATACAATTATATGGATCAGCAATTTTCATATACTTTACAATTTTAACATTTTGATTTCATATTTACTTTCACTAATTAAGTTTTATGTGCACAGAAACACTTTGAGGAAGCCATGGAAAAGGCCAAGGAGGACCGTACCACCCAACTCTCTACGTTGGTGTCAAACCTTCCTCCTATTTCAtaatgttagaaacaagagactaaactagagaaagaatttgtgtattattgagtgtattcaagttatctagaatgatacaatatagggtaaagtatgattttggtccctaacatagaggtcgaaaatttattttgtccCCAGCCTTTTTTTCActacaaaatggtcccaaaggtttcattttgttttaaaatcattcttttttaccaaattttttatttttattaccattTTATCCCTAActataaaaattctaaaataaaataaaaaagaaaaaagaaagaaagggaacgACGAGGGGAGGGGGAAGAAAGAGAAGGGGAAACAAAGAGAATGGGGGGGTGGGAAAGGTAGCGCCGCCGCGCCACCGCGCCGCCGCCTGTGATGGACAGTGGGGAATCTTCATGCCGCCGCCGCTCCTTTCTTCCTCAGTACACACCCACGCCGCTGCCACCATGGCATTGCCGTTCTCGTCGCAATTTGTGGCGTCACCACCACTACCGTAGCCCTTTCCACGTGATCTGCCACCACTACCGCAGCTCTCCTCCCCTTGCGATTCATAGTTCACCGTTGTAGCCCCTCCTCCCCCCACCACCGATGCAAcccctttttctttaatttttcaattttttttctggttttactTTTGTTGTTGCTCTGATTTCattatccattgttgttgttggtgttGTTCTTCTAGGTGTTGTTGTTGTTTTACCGCTTCTGCTTTGTGTTTCTGCCTGCTTCTGTTTCTATTTTTACTTCTGCTTCTGGTTTTGCTTTTGTTATTGCTCTGATTTCATTATCCATTGTTGTTGGTGGTGTTGTTCTTCTAGGTGTTATTTCATTGTAGTTGTTGTTTCATTgcattctgcttctgcttctgtatTCTGCTTATGCCTGCTTCTGTTTCTGCATTTTGGGGAAGAAGGAGGAAGGACATTTTCATCCAAAGGACGaatttaaaacaaactgaaacttttGGGACTATTTTGTAGTGAAAAAAAGATCGGGgatgaaaaaaattttcagcccctaccttagggaccaaaatcgtactttaccctacaatataaaagggtatttataggtgctaagagaatcctaataataaagacgtaatattctataataaatattcagatatactaaataattctaacaaatgctaattgatcctaatatattctcacatccccctcaaactcaagtgacaatttgagtttgaaacttatttaaaataacaaaaaaaatccaTAAACCGATAGCTGCCAGGAGGCGCAGATAGAACTGCCATTGTCTGAAGAAAGCACAGACAGAACTGCCACTGTCTGAAGGAAGCACAGACGAAATTGCTGCTGTCTAAAGGAagcacaga is a genomic window of Arachis ipaensis cultivar K30076 chromosome B06, Araip1.1, whole genome shotgun sequence containing:
- the LOC107648790 gene encoding fructose-bisphosphate aldolase 8, cytosolic, with amino-acid sequence MSSFKSKYQDELIANAAYIGTPGKGILAADESTGTIGKRLASINVENVETNRRALRELLFTTPGALECLSGVILFEETLYQSTAAGKPFVEVLKEGGVLPGIKVDKGTVELPGTNGETTTQGLDGLGQRCAKYYEAGARFAKWRAVLKIGPNEPSELAIHENAYGLARYAAICQENGLVPIVEPEILVDGPHDINKCAAVTERVLAACYKALNDHHVLLEGTLLKPNMVTPGSDSPKVAPEVIAEYTVRALQRTVPAAVPAIVFLSGGQSEEEATLNLNAMNKLKGKKPWSLSFSFGRALQQSTLKAWAGKDENIKKAQDALFTRCKANSQATLGTYKGDATLGDGASESLHVKDYKY